Proteins encoded by one window of Amaranthus tricolor cultivar Red isolate AtriRed21 chromosome 4, ASM2621246v1, whole genome shotgun sequence:
- the LOC130810786 gene encoding protein FAR1-RELATED SEQUENCE 11-like, translating into MQPAFIMNSIRDNFPGFYASMNQIYNIRQSIRREEMEGRTPLQHCLHMTTELNYVVWTDLDIEGQLSRLLIANPNSIQMIHTWPYVMLIDTTYKTNKQKWPLCEVIGMTPTNHNFLVAFCLMRDEAAVSYSWVLQGLRDIFGTAQTPSVIVTDRDEGLSAAICDVFPDVRHLLCIWHIGNGVENMVDKFCGGKKNQQGQVFRKSRWNPLVESSTIGEFERGKRSSVRGRLGTKRLFGIWLEHGFHLERNLCVRAWTNDCFHLGNQITSRVEIQHSSFKYYLGSSNCSFDTLFKRAHAQITNQQVRIQQALQESMTSVARSMRQHFFRPLYRHVSIYALEHLQLEYNRMLELGDFVFNKCGCVLQQNHGLPCACYLDMSIGSHGVLYLDDIHQFWSTLRYTELGDETNEGGGSNPQAEEVVLPLTILG; encoded by the exons atgcaaccggcctttattatgaattctattagagataattttcctggtttttatgctagtatgaatcagatatataatattaggcaatcaataaggagagaagagatggagggtaggactccccttcagcactgtcttcatatgaccacagaacttaattacgtggtctggacagacttggatatcgaagggcaattgagcagactattaattgcaaatcctaactctatccaaatgatacatacgtggccgtatgttatgctgatagatacaacgtacaaaacgaacaaacaaaagtggccactatgtgaagtgatcggaatgacgccaaccaatcacaacttcttggttgcgttttgtttgatgcgagatgaggcggctgtgtcgtattcgtgggtgctgcagggattgagagatattttcggcactgctcagactcctagcgtcattgtaacggatcgagacgaaggtttatctgcagctatttgtgatgtcttcccag atgtgcggcatttgttatgcatttggcatattggcaacggcgttgagaacatggtggacaagttttgcggcggcaagaaaaatcaacaagggcaggtattcaggaaaagtagatggaaccccttggttgaaagttctacaatcgggGAATTTGAACGGGGCAAGCgatcgtcagtacgtggtcggttaggaacaaaaaggttgttcggtatttggctggaacatggattccacttagagagaaatttgtgtgtgcgtgcgtggacgaatgattgtttccacttgggtaaccagattaccagcagagttgaaatccaacattcgtctttcaagtattaccttggtagcagCAATTGCTCATTCGATACCCTGTTCAAAAGGGCACAtgcacagattacaaatcagcaagTCAGGATCCAACAAGcactacaggaatccatgacttCTGTAGCAAGGTCGATGCGACagcatttctttagacctttatatcgccacgtatctatctatgccttggagcatctccagcttgagtataaccgcatgttagaactgggtgattttgtatttaacaaatgcggttgtgtacttcaacaaaaccatggattgccgtgtgcatgttatttagATATGTCCATCGGTTCACATGGtgttttgtatttggatgacattcatcaattctggagtactttgagatACACAGAGTTAGGAGACGAgaccaacgaagga GGGGGTTCAAATCCGCAAGCTGAGGAGGTAGTCTTGCCACTGACCATATTGGGATGA
- the LOC130809679 gene encoding uncharacterized protein LOC130809679, which translates to MRNLAGTWIPLREKFVRAWTKDCFHLGNQTISRVECQHSSFKYYLGSGNSSFDTLFKRAHAQITNQQARIRQALQESMTSIARSMRQNFFRPLYRHVSIYALEQLQLEYNRMLEPGDFVFNKCGCVLQQTHGLSCVCYLHMSISSHGALYVDDIHQFWSTLRYTELRDETNERVRYANANDKEYFQSLVDEVLKSDPAVIRRMSQVLEYELHSDAAEELGPPQANLPSGPRTTVQFNGQESGPWNLTSSASL; encoded by the coding sequence ATGAGaaatttggctggaacatggattccacttagagagaaatttgtgcgtgcgtggacgaaagATTGTTtccacttgggtaaccagactatcAGCAGAGTTGAatgccaacactcgtctttcaagtattaccttggtagcggtaatagctcattcgataccctgttcaaaagggcacacgcacaaattacaaatcagcaagccaggatccgacaagcgctacaagAATCCATGACTTCTATAGCAAGGTCGATGCGACAaaatttctttagacctttatatcgccacgtatctatctatgccttggagcagctccagcttgagtataaccgcatgttagaaccgggtgattttgtatttaataaatgcggttgtgtacttcaacaaaccCATGGATTGTCGTGTGTATGTTATTTACATATGTCCATCAGttcacatggtgctttgtatgtggatgacattcatcaattctggagtactttgaggtacacagagtTACGAGACGAGACCAACGAAAGAGTACGATACgcgaacgccaatgacaaagagtactttcaatctctggtcgatgaagtccttaAATCTGATCCCGCTGTTATACGCCgaatgtctcaggtacttgaatatgaactacactcagatgcggcagaagaactcgggccgccACAGGCGAATCTACCGTCGGGGCCCCGAACAACAGTCCAGTTCAATGGGCAAGAATCAGGACCTTGGAACttaacatcatcagcatcattatga
- the LOC130810518 gene encoding uncharacterized protein LOC130810518: protein MTRADMWTTKKPCHEADRLRDCRRVLDSMTETQVEWTPYNSSPSALLNEHPHTTVIGGITCFDVFEVYLLERTLRQIGFVQAISPTPMRPAKALRPAHGTLSGLFLQRLNLITLTGSECARTHTSPPTKG from the exons atgactagggcggaCATGTGGACAACGAAGAAACCATGTCATGAGGCGGACAGGCTGAGGGACTGCCGCAGGGTTCTTGACTCaatgacggagactcag gtggaatggactccctacaattcTTCTCCTAGTGCGttgctgaatgagcacccacACACCACcgtcatcgggggtatcacgtgCTTTGATGTCTTCGAGGTGTATTTGCTGGAGCGGACATTGCGACAGATCGGGTTCGTGCAAGCTATTTCTCCCACTCCTAtgagaccagccaaggctctccgaccggcacacg GGACTTTGTCGGGTTTGTTCCTTCAGAGgctgaacctaattacgttgactggttcagagtgtgCTCGCACCCATACATCGCCCCCGACGAAGGGCTGA
- the LOC130811109 gene encoding pentatricopeptide repeat-containing protein At2g45350, chloroplastic-like: MLICANSIQPWNSKVPTFSILHNCKTVNDIKQIHARLIATGFIKNPNFTTKLILKLCSFPQKPLINFARFLLLSEHALIQEEQILFDPFLFNAVIKSFSVNNEPKQALLIFNFMLDNGVCVDKYSFSLILKVCSRYGYVKEGMQIHGLLRKLEIGSELYLQNCLISLYVKCGSFELARQVFDRMPDRDLVSYNAMIDGYVKAGLISVARELFDCMEIKNLISWNSMIAGYMQSRGNLDKAWELFKEMPKRDLVTWNLMIDGLAKCNEMESAHDLFERMPERDAITWATMIDGYAKTGCVDIARNLFDQAPEKDIVVCNTMMAGYVQSGNFVEALKFFYDILNMDNSFPDRTSLLIVLSAIAQLGRVDEGITVHSYIKSNGIAIGGKLDVALIDMYSKCGCIDSAIQVFENVDLKDVDHWNAMIGGLAVHGLGELAFDLYTEMRKQSIEPDDITFIGLLSACGHSGLVKEGKICFELMRRVHKLEPKLQHYGCMVDILGRAGRLIEAKEFIAEMPIEPNDIVWRTLLSACIYHGNLDLGQQVAERLTRLDLSNLGSYVLLSNMYAGFGKWDDVSKIRTFMANKALKKLPGFSSIELNGSVHEFLVRDKSHPQTSQVYSLLDKFSASGHCLNFESEVTELELVNQ; this comes from the coding sequence ATGTTAATCTGTGCAAATTCAATTCAACCATGGAACTCCAAAGTTCCCACTTTCTCTATCCTTCATAACTGCAAGACTGTAAACGATATCAAACAAATCCATGCTCGTCTAATTGCAACTGGGTTtatcaaaaaccctaattttaccACAAAACTCATTCTAAAATTATGTTCTTTTCCGCAAAAACCACTCATTAACTTTGCTCGCTTTCTTTTACTCTCTGAACATGCTTTAATTCAAGAGGAACAAATCCTTTTTGATCCTTTTCTATTTAATGCAGTTATAAAGTCATTTTCTGTTAATAATGAACCAAAGCAAGCCCTTTTGATATTCAATTTCATGCTTGATAATGGTGTTTGTGTGGATAAgtattctttttctttaattcttaaaGTTTGTTCTCGATATGGGTATGTTAAAGAAGGGATGCAGATTCATGGGTTATTGAGGAAACTAGAAATTGGTTCAGAATTGTATTTGCAAAATTGTTTGATTTCTTTATATGTGAAATGTGGGTCTTTTGAGCTTGCACGCCAGGTGTTTGATAGGATGCCTGATAGGGATTTGGTTTCCTACAATGCTATGATTGATGGATATGTGAAGGCAGGGTTGATTAGTGTTGCTAGGGAATTGTTTGATTGTATGGAGATCAAGAATTTGATATCTTGGAACTCGATGATTGCTGGGTATATGCAATCTAGAGGCAATCTCGATAAAGCTTGGGAATTGTTTAAGGAAATGCCTAAGAGAGATTTAGTTACTTGGAATTTGATGATTGATGGACTCGCAAAATGCAACGAGATGGAATCTGCCCATGATTTGTTCGAGCGAATGCCTGAACGTGATGCAATCACTTGGGCTACTATGATTGATGGCTATGCCAAAACTGGTTGTGTTGACATTGCAAGGAATTTATTTGATCAAGCTCCTGAAAAGGATATAGTGGTTTGCAATACCATGATGGCTGGATATGTTCAAAGCGGGAATTTTGTTGAAGCACTAAAATTCTTTTATGATATATTAAATATGGATAATTCGTTTCCTGATAGAACTTCGCTTTTGATCGTTCTTTCTGCCATTGCCCAACTAGGACGTGTGGATGAAGGCATCACTGTGCATTCCTATATCAAGTCCAATGGCATTGCAATTGGTGGGAAACTTGATGTGGCTCTTATAGATATGTATTCAAAATGTGGCTGTATTGATAGTGCCATTCAGGTATTTGAAAATGTGGATTTAAAGGATGTTGATCATTGGAATGCCATGATAGGAGGATTGGCTGTTCATGGCTTGGGTGAACTAGCATTTGACCTTTACACGGAAATGCGTAAGCAATCTATAGAGCCGGATGATATCACATTCATTGGGCTGCTAAGTGCTTGTGGTCATTCCGGTTTAGTGAAGGAAGGGAAAATATGTTTCGAACTTATGAGGAGAGTTCATAAATTGGAACCGAAACTGCAGCACTATGGGTGCATGGTTGACATTCTTGGTCGAGCTGGACGCCTAATAGAAGCAAAAGAATTTATAGCTGAGATGCCTATTGAGCCAAATGACATTGTTTGGAGGACTTTACTTAGTGCTTGTATCTATCACGGAAACCTGGATCTAGGGCAGCAGGTTGCTGAGCGTCTTACAAGGCTTGATTTGAGTAATTTGGGTTCATACGTGCTTCTCTCCAACATGTATGCTGGATTTGGTAAATGGGATGATGTTAGTAAAATCAGAACATTCATGGCGAACAAAGCTCTGAAGAAACTTCCTGGTTTCAGTTCTATTGAACTCAATGGTTCAGTCCATGAGTTCCTTGTTAGAGATAAATCCCATCCTCAAACTAGCCAAGTCTATTCTCTGTTGGATAAGTTCAGTGCTTCAGGACATTGCTTGAATTTCGAATCAGAAGTCACAGAGCTAGAACTGGTAAACCAGTAA